In the genome of Candidatus Nitrosotenuis sp. DW1, one region contains:
- a CDS encoding MBL fold metallo-hydrolase produces the protein MSIEITQDELLSNIESKIPLLILDIRAKDSYMQGHIQGAANAICDSMQQKQVIMSKIPQNMRIVLIDDDATVAKENATMMARFGFDAHYLKDGMKGWDKETVKSTQDTTVSGDNLWNSIKQNEDVFLLDVREPQEYAEFRIPGAVNIPLSRLFMPGSQSEIPKDKKIITICSHGNRSMVATFALAKNGIESTSLVGGMAWWNQVLNATTLKEGDVTIIQVEKIGKGCLSHIVGSNGEAVVIDPTYPAAKYIEFAQKEGLKITKVIDTHQHADHVSAAKELAHSTGAKLYFSKLEEYKLESEKVEDGNTISFGTKHLRAIHTPGHTAGSMSYVLDDKYVFSGDILFVEGIGRPDLRDQVEEYATKLYDTLHNKLLKFSDSTKVFPTHHGEGVRPTENGIYCTTIGMAKKLPLLDLDQAAFVSKVVSITTPRPMNYSMIIKINKGVIPMSPMQIPDLEMGPNRCSIKM, from the coding sequence TTATCAAACATAGAAAGCAAGATTCCGCTTTTAATTTTAGACATAAGGGCAAAAGATTCCTACATGCAGGGCCACATACAGGGTGCGGCAAACGCCATATGCGATTCGATGCAGCAAAAACAGGTCATAATGTCAAAGATTCCGCAGAACATGAGAATTGTTCTAATCGATGATGACGCGACAGTGGCAAAGGAAAACGCCACGATGATGGCAAGATTTGGCTTTGACGCACATTATCTAAAAGACGGGATGAAAGGCTGGGACAAGGAGACGGTAAAGAGCACGCAGGACACAACTGTCAGCGGCGACAACTTGTGGAACTCTATAAAACAAAACGAGGACGTGTTTTTGCTAGACGTCAGAGAGCCGCAAGAATATGCAGAATTTAGAATTCCAGGTGCAGTAAACATCCCGTTATCCAGACTGTTCATGCCAGGATCACAGTCAGAAATTCCAAAGGACAAAAAGATCATAACAATATGCTCGCATGGGAATCGTTCCATGGTTGCGACGTTTGCGCTTGCAAAAAACGGAATCGAGTCGACATCGCTTGTCGGAGGAATGGCGTGGTGGAACCAGGTCCTAAATGCAACCACACTCAAAGAGGGAGACGTCACAATAATCCAGGTGGAAAAAATAGGAAAGGGATGCCTCTCCCACATCGTCGGCTCAAACGGCGAAGCAGTAGTAATTGATCCCACGTATCCTGCAGCAAAATACATCGAGTTTGCGCAAAAGGAAGGACTCAAGATTACCAAAGTAATTGACACACACCAGCACGCAGACCACGTCTCTGCAGCAAAGGAACTGGCACATTCTACGGGTGCAAAACTCTACTTCAGCAAGCTGGAAGAATACAAGCTGGAAAGTGAAAAAGTCGAGGACGGAAACACCATATCTTTTGGGACAAAACACCTGCGCGCAATCCACACGCCAGGACACACTGCAGGAAGCATGTCGTACGTCCTTGATGACAAGTATGTTTTCAGTGGCGACATACTGTTTGTGGAGGGCATAGGGAGGCCAGACCTGAGAGACCAAGTGGAAGAATACGCCACAAAACTGTACGACACGTTACACAACAAGCTTTTGAAATTTTCCGACAGCACCAAGGTATTCCCAACGCATCACGGTGAGGGAGTAAGACCGACTGAGAACGGCATCTACTGCACCACCATAGGGATGGCAAAGAAGCTTCCTCTGCTGGACCTTGATCAGGCAGCGTTTGTCTCCAAGGTTGTCAGCATCACAACCCCAAGGCCGATGAACTACTCCATGATCATCAAGATAAACAAGGGAGTGATTCCAATGTCCCCAATGCAGATTCCCGACCTAGAGATGGGTCCAAACAGATGCAGCATCAAGATGTGA
- a CDS encoding ASCH domain-containing protein encodes MPIAKCLSVSQPFADLIIRGKKTIELRKWNTRFRGEFLIHSPATIKSDDCKRLGIDESSLRTGAIIGKAVIYDVKIYKTKKELQADKKYHFASDEPYRKYGFLLKNAKAFKVPIPYKGKLGFFDIHLDDTIVKDEDITSDLFDEEYRTQWINHH; translated from the coding sequence GTGCCAATTGCAAAATGCTTGTCCGTCTCACAGCCGTTTGCGGATCTAATCATCAGGGGAAAGAAAACGATTGAGCTAAGAAAGTGGAACACCAGATTTCGCGGCGAGTTTCTTATTCACTCCCCAGCGACAATAAAATCAGATGACTGTAAGAGACTTGGAATTGACGAGTCAAGCCTCAGGACTGGCGCAATAATCGGCAAGGCAGTGATCTATGACGTAAAGATTTACAAGACAAAAAAGGAACTGCAGGCAGACAAGAAATATCATTTTGCGTCAGACGAGCCATACAGAAAATACGGGTTTTTGCTAAAAAACGCAAAAGCGTTCAAAGTCCCAATACCATACAAGGGCAAGCTCGGGTTTTTCGACATACATCTGGACGACACCATAGTAAAGGACGAAGATATTACGTCGGATCTTTTCGATGAAGAATACCGCACACAGTGGATAAACCACCACTAG
- a CDS encoding CBS domain-containing protein, with product MPAVKSIMKKAISIPKESSVAHAIRQMLDHKVSRLLVSKEGEPVGIVTERDVGFFLLSDNTEENLDKIPLSKVTKPLVTVDEEMSIKECAQIMADRKIGSLGINLHGKTVGIITKTDLTRHYLQEHVGKKRVGDFMTVSYVSMYEDDPIYKIAAKMVEEKVSRIILKNKSDVPIGVVTFRDLFRIALTMGQEDDAVDNTDSMISVIFPRKGFLSESGFGKTVISKEVMSNKIVTADYNDDVITACEIILDNNVNGVGVLINGKLGGVLSKTDITRALVSV from the coding sequence TTGCCAGCTGTAAAATCAATAATGAAAAAGGCCATTTCAATTCCAAAGGAATCATCAGTAGCGCACGCAATCAGGCAGATGCTTGATCACAAAGTATCGCGTCTCCTAGTCAGCAAGGAGGGCGAACCCGTAGGAATCGTAACTGAAAGGGATGTGGGTTTTTTTCTTTTGTCAGACAACACCGAGGAAAACCTAGACAAAATACCCCTCAGCAAGGTAACAAAGCCACTTGTAACTGTCGATGAGGAGATGAGCATAAAAGAATGCGCGCAGATAATGGCAGATAGAAAGATAGGCTCACTTGGAATAAACTTGCACGGAAAGACAGTCGGAATAATTACAAAGACAGATTTAACAAGGCATTATCTGCAAGAGCACGTAGGCAAAAAACGCGTCGGCGACTTTATGACAGTATCATATGTTTCAATGTACGAGGACGACCCGATTTACAAGATTGCCGCAAAGATGGTAGAAGAAAAGGTGTCCAGAATAATTCTAAAAAACAAAAGCGACGTGCCAATTGGAGTGGTCACGTTTAGGGACTTGTTCAGAATTGCCCTCACCATGGGACAGGAAGACGACGCAGTGGACAATACGGATTCTATGATTTCGGTGATTTTCCCAAGAAAGGGATTTCTCTCAGAGTCAGGCTTTGGCAAGACGGTTATCTCAAAGGAGGTGATGAGCAACAAAATAGTAACGGCAGACTATAATGACGACGTGATAACTGCATGCGAGATCATACTTGACAACAACGTAAACGGCGTTGGCGTTTTGATCAATGGCAAGCTTGGCGGAGTGCTAAGCAAGACAGACATCACACGCGCGCTAGTATCAGTGTAA
- a CDS encoding universal stress protein yields the protein MGWFNKILVPIDGSRQSFKALDSAIRLAQDSGAELTLFHAIPHIDAGGPRTKTLDNQIVTQGNDILKKATMYARKKKIQVKTKTARGSPAFATIKFAKSGNFDHIVMSTTGAGSAEGEMLGSVSNYILHKSKIPVYLVK from the coding sequence ATGGGCTGGTTCAACAAAATTTTAGTTCCAATAGACGGATCAAGACAATCGTTCAAGGCATTAGACTCGGCAATAAGATTGGCGCAAGACTCCGGTGCAGAGCTGACCCTGTTTCATGCCATACCTCACATAGATGCAGGCGGCCCCAGAACAAAGACGCTTGACAACCAAATAGTGACTCAGGGAAACGACATACTGAAAAAGGCAACCATGTATGCCAGGAAGAAAAAGATTCAGGTAAAGACCAAGACAGCTCGCGGCTCGCCTGCATTTGCCACGATAAAGTTTGCCAAGAGCGGAAACTTTGATCACATTGTAATGAGCACCACCGGCGCAGGCTCTGCAGAAGGAGAAATGCTTGGAAGCGTTTCCAACTACATACTGCACAAATCAAAGATTCCAGTGTATCTGGTAAAGTAG
- the fsa gene encoding fructose-6-phosphate aldolase — protein sequence MKIFLDTANLQSIRMYNDMGLLDGITTNPSLLAKEGGDPLKAMEEITKIIKGDVSLEVVATDYSGMMDEGHRLKKYGQNVVIKVPMTADGLKACKSFSSEGIPVNVTLVFSPNQAILAAKAGAKYVSPFIGRLDDIGQDGMSLIAEIKQIFTNYNFKTQILVASIRHPMHVVEAAKIGADVVTLPPDVLGKMLKHPLTDIGLKNFLADWEKLKQENHK from the coding sequence ATGAAAATCTTTCTTGATACTGCAAACCTCCAGTCAATTAGAATGTACAACGACATGGGTCTGCTTGACGGAATAACTACCAACCCGTCGCTGTTGGCAAAGGAAGGCGGCGACCCGCTAAAGGCAATGGAGGAGATCACCAAAATAATCAAAGGCGACGTGAGCCTCGAGGTTGTCGCAACCGACTATTCCGGAATGATGGACGAAGGGCACAGGCTAAAAAAATACGGGCAAAACGTCGTGATCAAAGTCCCGATGACTGCCGACGGGCTAAAGGCATGCAAGAGCTTTTCGTCTGAGGGAATTCCGGTAAATGTTACTCTGGTATTCTCGCCAAACCAGGCAATTCTTGCGGCAAAGGCCGGGGCAAAATACGTCAGCCCGTTCATTGGAAGGCTGGACGACATTGGCCAGGACGGGATGAGCCTGATTGCAGAGATAAAGCAAATATTTACAAATTATAATTTCAAGACGCAGATTCTCGTTGCAAGCATACGACACCCAATGCATGTGGTGGAGGCTGCCAAAATCGGCGCAGACGTAGTTACTCTCCCGCCAGACGTTCTGGGAAAAATGCTAAAGCACCCGCTTACCGATATAGGCCTGAAGAATTTCCTGGCAGACTGGGAAAAGCTAAAACAAGAAAATCACAAATAA
- a CDS encoding transketolase family protein — MIGQMTDMRTVYGKTLVEIGDENPNVVVLGADTTDSLKTADFGKKFPDRFFNVGIAEANLVSVSAGLAISGKTAFASTYAIFLPGRCVDQIRNAIAYPSPHGNKGLNVKLVVSHGGISVGADGGSHQQIEDIAIMRAIPHFSVFIPADTVAVGKLTRLMSQRYGPFYMRMTRSNSPVVHEDSQEFETGKGITMREGTDCTIAACGITVKMALDAADSLKQEGVSCKVIDMFSIKPIDSALLEKSARETGCIVTCEEHNIMGGLGSAVAEVVSESYPVPIKRIGVNDRFGESARDSEIPLLLEKHGLTSINIAKAVREITGKKKQ, encoded by the coding sequence ATGATTGGCCAGATGACTGACATGCGCACAGTTTATGGAAAGACGCTAGTGGAGATAGGGGACGAAAACCCAAACGTCGTGGTGCTTGGGGCAGACACGACTGACTCGCTAAAAACAGCAGACTTTGGGAAAAAGTTTCCCGACAGATTTTTCAACGTTGGCATAGCGGAGGCAAACCTTGTCTCTGTTTCTGCAGGACTTGCAATATCTGGCAAAACCGCGTTTGCCAGCACATATGCGATATTTCTTCCGGGAAGGTGCGTTGATCAAATCAGAAACGCGATTGCATATCCGTCACCCCATGGCAACAAGGGGCTAAACGTGAAGCTTGTAGTGTCTCACGGCGGAATCTCAGTTGGCGCAGACGGAGGGTCGCACCAGCAAATAGAGGACATTGCAATAATGCGCGCAATTCCGCACTTTTCTGTTTTCATTCCGGCAGACACTGTTGCAGTGGGCAAGCTGACCAGGCTGATGTCTCAAAGGTACGGGCCATTCTACATGAGGATGACCAGATCAAACAGCCCTGTCGTGCACGAGGACTCGCAGGAATTTGAAACGGGAAAGGGGATCACGATGAGGGAAGGCACTGACTGCACGATCGCAGCATGCGGAATAACAGTGAAGATGGCACTTGATGCGGCCGACTCTCTAAAGCAGGAGGGAGTGTCCTGCAAGGTAATTGACATGTTTTCGATAAAGCCAATTGACTCTGCACTCTTGGAAAAGTCCGCAAGGGAAACAGGATGCATTGTGACATGCGAGGAGCACAACATCATGGGAGGGCTCGGCTCGGCAGTTGCCGAAGTAGTTTCTGAATCATATCCGGTTCCAATCAAGCGCATTGGCGTAAACGATAGGTTCGGCGAGTCTGCGCGTGACTCTGAAATTCCACTGCTCTTAGAAAAGCACGGCCTTACATCAATTAATATAGCAAAAGCGGTAAGGGAAATCACAGGTAAGAAAAAACAATGA
- a CDS encoding ribulose-phosphate 3-epimerase, with the protein MGLNYYQIKKNVRKARKLVIKATSNAGSGHPGGSFSMAEIMGCIFFKHLRFDPKNPQWDQRDKLILSKGHASPGLFSNMALAGYFDASELDTLRQFGSRLQGHPDLKCPGVEFCGGSLGIGLSFSIGSALAARLDGKQTRIYTVMGDGETDEGQVWEAAMSASKYKVDNLTAILDRNFIQQDSYTEKVMPLDEELVGDDLSEMWKDASRWKVGDKWRSFGWNVIEIDGHRIEQVDSAIKKAAQTKGAPSIIIARTIKGKGVEHMEDNPKWHGQAPKKEFVPIIEMELDSQSMIAPSIIAGDMTNLENEVKRCVAGRADYIHLDVMDGEFVPNKTFDHTKIKELRPLTVIPFDTHLMINNPVRHVRDYVDAGSDIVTVHAEVCDAASFGEICDILSANQVGVGLAINPDTDLPEWSKQFIPRLDQIIVMSVVPGRSGQKYIESTHEKMHRLNQILSEHRFDGCIEADGGVTLDNIGACFVDGARAFVGGSAIIGQQDVRGIIREFRHKIAHARRKMLIQKAFDLGGKDLVAKWIDLHIIGEKKNLISQIAKELGYV; encoded by the coding sequence ATGGGCCTAAACTATTATCAAATTAAAAAAAATGTCCGCAAGGCGCGCAAGCTTGTAATCAAGGCGACCTCAAACGCGGGCTCAGGACATCCAGGAGGATCCTTCTCGATGGCAGAGATAATGGGCTGCATATTTTTCAAGCATCTCAGATTTGATCCAAAGAATCCACAGTGGGACCAAAGGGACAAGCTGATTCTGTCAAAGGGACACGCGTCGCCTGGGCTGTTTTCAAATATGGCCCTTGCGGGATATTTTGATGCGTCAGAGCTTGACACCCTGAGGCAGTTTGGGAGCAGACTCCAGGGACACCCTGACCTAAAATGCCCCGGCGTAGAATTTTGCGGGGGATCACTTGGGATCGGACTGTCGTTTTCAATAGGCAGCGCACTTGCCGCAAGACTTGATGGCAAGCAGACAAGAATCTATACCGTCATGGGAGACGGCGAGACAGACGAAGGCCAGGTATGGGAGGCTGCAATGTCTGCATCAAAATACAAGGTGGACAATCTGACTGCAATTTTGGACAGGAATTTCATACAGCAGGACTCTTACACTGAGAAGGTAATGCCACTTGACGAGGAGCTAGTCGGCGACGACTTGTCCGAAATGTGGAAGGATGCTAGCAGGTGGAAGGTCGGCGACAAGTGGAGATCGTTTGGGTGGAACGTAATTGAGATAGACGGGCACAGAATAGAGCAGGTTGACTCTGCAATAAAAAAAGCGGCACAGACCAAGGGAGCGCCGTCAATAATAATTGCAAGAACCATAAAGGGAAAGGGCGTCGAGCACATGGAGGACAACCCCAAGTGGCACGGCCAGGCCCCGAAAAAAGAGTTCGTCCCGATAATTGAGATGGAGCTGGACTCTCAGTCTATGATTGCGCCGTCCATAATCGCAGGTGACATGACAAACCTTGAAAACGAGGTAAAGCGATGCGTTGCAGGGCGGGCCGACTATATCCATCTGGACGTGATGGACGGGGAGTTTGTCCCAAACAAAACCTTTGATCACACAAAAATAAAAGAGCTCAGGCCGCTCACCGTAATCCCGTTTGACACACACCTGATGATAAACAATCCTGTAAGACACGTAAGAGATTACGTGGACGCCGGCTCTGACATCGTGACTGTCCATGCAGAGGTCTGCGACGCGGCAAGCTTTGGCGAAATCTGTGATATCCTAAGTGCAAATCAGGTCGGCGTGGGGCTTGCCATAAATCCTGACACGGATCTGCCCGAATGGTCAAAACAGTTCATCCCAAGGCTTGACCAAATCATAGTGATGTCAGTAGTACCTGGCAGGTCAGGACAGAAATACATCGAGTCAACGCATGAAAAAATGCACAGGCTAAACCAAATCCTGTCCGAGCACAGATTTGATGGGTGCATAGAGGCAGACGGGGGAGTCACACTAGATAACATTGGCGCGTGTTTTGTAGACGGGGCGAGGGCATTTGTCGGGGGAAGCGCAATCATTGGGCAGCAGGACGTGCGCGGAATAATCAGGGAGTTTAGACACAAAATTGCGCACGCCAGGCGCAAGATGCTAATCCAAAAGGCATTTGACCTTGGGGGAAAGGATCTCGTGGCAAAGTGGATTGACCTGCACATAATTGGAGAAAAAAAGAACCTGATTAGCCAAATTGCAAAGGAGCTTGGATACGTATGA
- a CDS encoding CxxC-x17-CxxC domain-containing protein translates to MWRKTPTIMSYNKKMYPCTCSDCGKSAEVPFQPKEGKPVYCRECLPKHRTPRF, encoded by the coding sequence ATGTGGAGAAAAACGCCGACAATCATGTCATACAATAAGAAAATGTATCCATGCACTTGTTCCGATTGCGGCAAGTCAGCAGAGGTACCTTTCCAACCAAAAGAAGGCAAACCAGTTTATTGTCGTGAATGCCTACCAAAACACAGAACTCCAAGATTTTAA
- a CDS encoding leucyl aminopeptidase, whose amino-acid sequence MIISSESTHPIKKKTRALCFFVAEKSEPFGLPKMDAKLLAAIKQSVKETKGKRASLDVIHTHGLIPAERIVIAGLGPVHKITHETVRVSSGKIAKKIRDLEMSEFSIVLPDKFPLKADVAANAIVEGISLSQYSFDKYKKEKNPKLQRVTIIVSDKTKISDQISKAVTVSDGVNFARSIANLPPNECAPVHMAGFAKSLAAKNKLKCTILSKNELRQNGFGGITAVGQGSKNEPKLIILEYNGKKDDRPTVLVGKAVTFDTGGISIKPADKMDEMKFDKCGGCTVLGIMKAVSELKLPVNVVGIIPSVENMPGGESYRPGDIIRMYGGSTAEILNTDAEGRLILSDALSYGVKTYKPKAVLDFATLTGACIVALGPNVAGLVSNNNGIASKVRKSSEKTGEEVWQLPLNDDYTDMIKSDYADIKNVGIGRAAGAITAAAFLANAVGTTPWAHFDIAGTAWIQTGTKEKSYNPKGATGFGVRLGVDYLASSP is encoded by the coding sequence ATGATTATCAGTTCAGAAAGCACGCATCCGATAAAAAAGAAAACACGCGCCCTGTGCTTTTTTGTTGCAGAAAAATCAGAACCGTTTGGCCTTCCAAAGATGGACGCAAAATTACTTGCAGCGATAAAACAATCGGTAAAAGAAACAAAGGGCAAGCGCGCAAGCCTTGATGTAATACATACCCACGGGCTGATTCCTGCAGAAAGGATTGTCATTGCAGGGCTAGGGCCAGTTCACAAGATAACTCATGAGACTGTCAGGGTCTCGTCAGGCAAGATAGCAAAAAAGATCAGGGACTTGGAGATGTCAGAATTTTCAATCGTGCTTCCAGACAAGTTTCCCCTCAAGGCAGATGTCGCGGCAAACGCAATAGTCGAAGGAATCAGCCTCTCGCAGTACTCGTTTGACAAATACAAAAAGGAAAAGAATCCAAAACTGCAAAGAGTTACAATCATAGTATCAGACAAAACCAAGATATCAGATCAAATATCAAAGGCAGTGACAGTTTCAGACGGAGTGAATTTTGCAAGAAGTATAGCAAACCTTCCCCCAAACGAGTGCGCCCCAGTGCACATGGCCGGCTTTGCAAAGTCGCTTGCAGCAAAAAACAAGCTCAAGTGCACCATACTATCAAAAAACGAGTTGAGGCAAAATGGATTCGGCGGGATCACGGCAGTAGGCCAGGGAAGTAAAAACGAGCCAAAACTCATCATACTAGAATACAACGGGAAAAAGGACGATAGACCCACGGTTCTGGTTGGAAAGGCAGTCACCTTTGACACTGGTGGGATTTCGATCAAGCCTGCAGACAAAATGGACGAGATGAAATTTGACAAGTGCGGCGGTTGCACAGTTTTAGGGATAATGAAGGCAGTCTCAGAATTAAAGTTGCCAGTAAACGTAGTTGGAATAATTCCGTCAGTTGAGAACATGCCAGGCGGAGAGTCGTACAGGCCGGGGGACATCATCAGGATGTACGGCGGAAGCACTGCGGAAATTCTCAACACGGATGCCGAGGGAAGGCTAATTCTGTCTGACGCGCTGTCATACGGAGTGAAAACGTACAAGCCAAAGGCAGTACTTGACTTTGCAACGCTGACTGGCGCATGCATTGTAGCACTCGGTCCAAACGTGGCAGGACTTGTGAGCAACAACAACGGCATCGCAAGCAAGGTCAGAAAGTCGTCGGAGAAGACAGGGGAGGAGGTGTGGCAGCTTCCGCTAAATGACGACTATACCGACATGATAAAGTCAGACTATGCGGACATCAAAAACGTAGGAATAGGAAGGGCTGCAGGCGCGATTACGGCCGCCGCGTTTTTGGCAAACGCAGTTGGAACAACCCCGTGGGCCCACTTTGACATTGCAGGAACCGCGTGGATTCAGACCGGAACAAAGGAGAAATCCTACAATCCAAAGGGCGCAACAGGATTTGGCGTAAGGCTCGGTGTGGATTACTTGGCTAGTAGCCCCTAG
- a CDS encoding ribosome biogenesis/translation initiation ATPase RLI, whose amino-acid sequence MTHRVAVLDKELCQPKKCGLECIKYCPVNKSGADCIVMNEEIKKAQIDEDLCNGCGICVKVCPFEAITIVNLATELGTEKIHQYGMNSFRLYRLPTPKKGEVVGLLGRNGMGKSTVVSILSGNLKPNLGNYESPPEWDEILKSFAGTELKTHFEKIKNQEIKASIKPQQVYHVAEIFDGTAKELLDKYDQRNVTQDLIRQLSLENSIEHHVKELSGGELQRLAVAVAASKEADFYFFDEPSSYNDVFQRRGVARVIHSLANIGKSVMVVEHDLTLLDFLSDYIDVLYGEPAAYGIVSNILSTKVGINVFLDGYLPNENVRFRDKKFTFDVSTSTDDFEKGEVVISYPELKRQYPAFSVSIDAGQVRRGEVLGIMGANALGKTTMMKMIAGVEKPDVGEIDRAVTISYKPQYLTNDIDVDVISVLDAANGGPIFGSVEEEQIVDPLKIKKLYNKSVKNLSGGELQKVAIVTCLLKKADVYALDEPSAFLDVEDRIAVAKFIQRFVRSYAKSAIIIDHDIQLMDLISDKMVIFEGVSGKAGHATSPLTKAEAMNMFLKSLDITFRRDEATRRPRVNKAESRLDKMQKESGNFYYKI is encoded by the coding sequence GTGACCCACAGAGTAGCGGTGCTTGACAAGGAGCTGTGCCAGCCAAAAAAATGCGGCCTTGAGTGCATCAAGTACTGTCCAGTGAACAAGTCCGGTGCAGACTGCATCGTAATGAACGAGGAGATAAAAAAAGCGCAGATCGACGAGGACCTCTGCAACGGGTGCGGGATTTGCGTAAAGGTTTGCCCCTTTGAGGCAATTACAATTGTTAATTTAGCAACAGAGCTCGGAACTGAGAAAATCCACCAGTACGGGATGAACTCGTTTAGGCTGTACCGTCTTCCGACTCCGAAAAAAGGCGAAGTCGTCGGGCTGCTTGGAAGAAACGGAATGGGAAAAAGCACGGTGGTGAGCATTCTGTCTGGGAACCTAAAACCAAACCTCGGAAACTACGAGAGCCCTCCAGAGTGGGACGAGATCCTGAAATCTTTTGCCGGAACTGAGCTCAAGACTCACTTTGAAAAAATCAAAAATCAGGAAATAAAGGCGTCCATAAAACCGCAGCAGGTATATCACGTAGCGGAGATATTTGACGGAACCGCCAAGGAACTGCTAGACAAGTACGACCAGCGAAACGTAACCCAGGATTTGATCAGGCAGCTTTCACTTGAGAATTCGATTGAGCACCACGTAAAGGAGCTCAGCGGCGGGGAACTGCAAAGACTTGCAGTTGCAGTCGCAGCATCAAAGGAGGCCGACTTTTACTTTTTTGACGAGCCGTCATCGTACAACGACGTATTTCAGAGAAGGGGGGTGGCAAGGGTAATTCACAGCCTTGCAAACATTGGGAAAAGCGTAATGGTAGTCGAACACGACCTAACGCTGCTAGACTTTCTCAGCGACTATATCGACGTGCTGTACGGCGAGCCTGCGGCATACGGGATCGTCTCAAACATTTTGTCAACCAAGGTCGGCATCAACGTGTTTTTAGACGGCTACCTGCCAAACGAAAACGTAAGATTCAGGGACAAAAAATTCACATTTGACGTATCCACCTCTACTGACGATTTCGAGAAAGGCGAAGTCGTCATATCGTATCCCGAGCTAAAGCGACAGTACCCGGCATTTTCTGTCTCAATTGATGCAGGGCAGGTAAGGAGGGGAGAGGTCCTTGGAATAATGGGAGCAAACGCGCTTGGCAAGACCACGATGATGAAGATGATTGCAGGGGTCGAAAAGCCAGACGTCGGCGAAATAGACAGGGCAGTCACCATTTCCTACAAGCCCCAGTATCTGACAAACGATATTGACGTTGACGTCATATCGGTGCTCGATGCTGCAAACGGCGGGCCGATTTTCGGAAGCGTAGAGGAGGAGCAGATCGTCGATCCTCTAAAAATTAAAAAACTCTACAACAAGTCAGTCAAGAATCTGTCAGGCGGCGAGTTACAGAAGGTTGCAATTGTCACGTGCCTCTTGAAAAAGGCAGACGTGTACGCGCTAGACGAGCCGTCTGCATTTTTGGATGTGGAGGACAGAATAGCGGTTGCCAAGTTCATCCAGAGGTTTGTCCGCTCTTATGCAAAATCAGCAATAATAATTGATCACGACATTCAGCTGATGGACCTGATTTCTGACAAGATGGTAATTTTTGAGGGAGTCTCCGGAAAGGCAGGGCATGCCACATCCCCCCTGACCAAGGCAGAGGCGATGAACATGTTTCTCAAGTCACTTGACATCACGTTTAGGAGAGACGAGGCAACCCGCAGGCCCCGCGTAAACAAGGCAGAGAGCAGGCTGGACAAGATGCAAAAAGAATCGGGCAACTTTTACTACAAGATTTGA
- a CDS encoding class I SAM-dependent methyltransferase encodes MLKKALEGILSEEEGLELFSAFDQIGEIIIVRIPDSLLSKKKMIGEALLENVHPARSVFYQATPVEGDFRTRNLEILAGEDSTETEYREYGCRFKVDVEKAFFSPRLSTERDRIAQMIQDGETMINMFGGIGMFSIIAAKKKKCTVYNIDLNPYAAKLCEENINLNKLAGKVISIHGDAAQVVKEQLQDKGDRTLMLLPERSDEFLDSAISATKSGGIIHYYSHQHADKRQDAVEVSKQHYLQVTPVKSEILGGRMVRAVGPRYYQTVVDVRITK; translated from the coding sequence ATGCTAAAAAAAGCACTGGAAGGGATCCTCTCAGAGGAGGAGGGCCTGGAACTGTTTTCAGCCTTTGACCAGATAGGCGAGATAATCATAGTCAGGATTCCAGACTCTTTGCTGTCAAAGAAAAAGATGATTGGTGAGGCCCTGCTTGAAAACGTGCACCCGGCAAGGTCAGTGTTCTACCAGGCAACCCCCGTCGAGGGCGACTTTAGGACAAGAAACCTAGAGATACTTGCAGGAGAGGACAGCACCGAAACAGAGTACAGGGAGTACGGCTGCAGGTTCAAGGTGGATGTGGAAAAGGCGTTTTTTTCTCCGAGGCTTTCAACTGAGCGAGACAGAATCGCCCAAATGATCCAGGACGGGGAGACTATGATCAACATGTTTGGAGGGATAGGAATGTTTTCGATAATTGCAGCTAAAAAGAAAAAATGCACCGTATACAACATAGACCTAAACCCGTACGCTGCAAAGCTCTGCGAGGAAAACATCAATCTGAACAAACTGGCAGGCAAGGTGATTTCAATTCACGGGGACGCAGCGCAGGTGGTAAAAGAGCAGCTCCAGGACAAGGGCGACAGGACGCTGATGCTCCTCCCCGAGAGGTCAGACGAGTTTTTGGATTCGGCAATCAGCGCAACCAAAAGTGGTGGGATAATCCATTATTACTCGCACCAACACGCAGACAAAAGGCAGGACGCAGTCGAGGTCTCAAAGCAGCACTACCTGCAGGTCACGCCAGTAAAATCAGAAATCCTGGGAGGCAGAATGGTAAGGGCAGTCGGTCCCAGATACTACCAGACAGTAGTTGACGTCAGGATAACTAAGTAA